The following coding sequences lie in one Streptococcus suis genomic window:
- a CDS encoding FadR family transcriptional regulator — MAKPLVEKASERLLELILERGYEVGDKLPNEYELAQDLEVGRSTVREAVRSLATRNILEVRQGSGTYISSKKGVSEDPLGFSLVRDRVKLTTDLFEVRYLLEPRIAERVAQFASDEDIARLEDIVVAIEEAVAAGDSKHLELDVQFHCMLAEMSGNLAMTSLMPVINQSIHLINENYSNRQMKSDSLQAHRNILMAIKQRHPVAAYDSMLAHIISVRQVVLSEWFDKDMTLHGLNDHK; from the coding sequence ATGGCGAAACCCTTGGTAGAAAAAGCATCAGAACGCTTATTGGAATTGATTTTGGAAAGAGGATATGAAGTTGGTGATAAGCTTCCAAATGAGTATGAATTGGCCCAAGATTTAGAAGTTGGACGTTCGACTGTTCGTGAAGCTGTTCGGAGTTTGGCTACTCGAAATATTCTGGAGGTACGCCAAGGGTCGGGAACCTATATCAGCTCTAAAAAAGGAGTATCAGAGGATCCCCTAGGTTTTTCTTTGGTCAGAGACCGTGTGAAGTTGACGACAGATTTGTTTGAAGTGCGGTATTTGCTTGAACCGAGAATTGCGGAGCGTGTTGCACAGTTTGCCTCGGATGAAGATATTGCAAGGTTGGAAGATATTGTCGTAGCTATTGAAGAGGCGGTAGCTGCTGGAGATTCGAAGCATCTGGAATTGGATGTACAATTCCACTGTATGTTAGCTGAGATGAGTGGGAATCTGGCTATGACTAGTCTCATGCCTGTCATTAATCAATCTATTCATCTGATCAATGAAAATTATTCAAATCGTCAGATGAAATCGGATAGTTTACAGGCCCATAGGAATATCTTAATGGCTATCAAACAACGTCACCCTGTTGCAGCATATGATAGCATGTTAGCACATATTATATCAGTAAGACAGGTTGTTTTAAGCGAATGGTTCGATAAAGATATGACCTTGCATGGTCTCAACGATCATAAATAG
- a CDS encoding beta-glucuronidase: MLYPIQTKTRSVYSLNGIWKFKQGNNDVHTLLDTDEVMVVPSSFNDLVVDKDKRRFVGDNWYELMVALPVVADDEELIVRFGSVTHQAKVYADGHLIGEHKGGFTPFECLIPSNLYDAEQFRLTVCANNELNYTTLPVGNYSEEVDENGQIVKTVKENFDFFNYAGIQRTVHLYKRPKNRIEDIVIRTELNQDLTQAVVNVDVKTVGQYDSIRMSILDQEGQEVGLLDNGQMVIEHPRLWEVLDAYLYTAKVELFDGENLLDTYSEQFGIRSVAVENGQFFINGKPFYFKGFGKHEDTFINGRGFNEAANLMDLNLLKDIGANSFRTSHYPYSEEMMRLADRLGIVILDEVPAVGLFQLFNAALNLTGDSEEVKSTWEVMQTEEAHELVIDELIARDKNHPSVVMWVVANEPAGHEKGARAYFEPLIQRMRDRDPSKRPVTLVNIMMATPDKDEVMDLVDVVCLNRYYGWYVAHGDLKMAEKGLRKELETWQELYPNKPILITEYGADTLLGLHSMWDIPYTEEFQVDYYDMNHRVFDTIPNLVGEQVWNFADFETTVGIIRIQGNHKGLFSRNRQPKQIVREIKKRWTAIPNYHYKRK; encoded by the coding sequence ATGTTATATCCAATTCAAACAAAAACACGTTCAGTTTATTCTTTAAATGGAATATGGAAATTTAAGCAAGGGAACAATGATGTTCATACTCTGTTAGATACAGATGAAGTAATGGTTGTACCAAGTTCATTTAATGATCTTGTTGTTGATAAGGACAAACGTCGTTTTGTCGGAGATAATTGGTATGAACTGATGGTAGCTCTTCCAGTAGTAGCTGATGATGAGGAGTTGATTGTGCGCTTTGGTTCGGTGACACATCAGGCCAAAGTCTATGCAGATGGTCATTTAATCGGGGAGCACAAGGGTGGTTTCACGCCTTTTGAATGCTTGATTCCATCAAACTTATACGACGCTGAGCAATTCCGTTTGACAGTCTGTGCCAATAATGAGTTGAATTACACAACCCTCCCTGTAGGGAATTATAGTGAAGAAGTGGATGAGAATGGCCAAATTGTGAAGACCGTCAAGGAAAACTTTGACTTTTTCAACTATGCTGGTATCCAGCGGACGGTTCATCTCTATAAACGTCCCAAAAATAGGATTGAAGATATTGTTATTCGGACGGAACTAAATCAAGATTTGACTCAGGCGGTAGTGAATGTTGATGTGAAGACAGTTGGGCAATATGATTCCATCCGTATGTCTATTTTAGATCAAGAGGGACAGGAAGTGGGTCTTCTCGACAATGGACAAATGGTCATTGAACATCCACGCCTTTGGGAGGTCTTGGATGCCTATCTCTATACTGCAAAAGTTGAATTATTTGACGGAGAAAACTTACTAGATACCTACTCAGAACAATTCGGCATTCGTAGTGTTGCGGTTGAAAATGGGCAGTTTTTCATCAATGGAAAACCTTTCTATTTCAAGGGATTTGGTAAACATGAAGATACCTTCATCAATGGGCGTGGTTTCAATGAAGCAGCCAATCTGATGGATTTGAATTTGCTTAAAGATATTGGAGCAAATTCCTTTAGGACATCCCATTATCCCTATTCTGAGGAAATGATGCGACTGGCAGATCGTTTGGGAATTGTCATCCTTGATGAAGTGCCAGCAGTTGGCCTGTTCCAGCTTTTCAATGCAGCCTTGAATTTGACAGGGGATTCTGAAGAGGTAAAAAGCACCTGGGAAGTTATGCAAACCGAGGAGGCTCATGAATTGGTGATTGATGAATTGATAGCACGTGACAAAAATCACCCATCTGTAGTGATGTGGGTTGTCGCCAATGAGCCAGCAGGGCATGAAAAAGGCGCGCGTGCTTACTTTGAACCTTTGATTCAGCGCATGAGGGACAGAGATCCTTCTAAGCGTCCTGTGACCTTGGTCAATATCATGATGGCAACGCCTGATAAGGATGAGGTTATGGATTTGGTCGATGTTGTCTGTCTCAATCGATATTATGGCTGGTATGTTGCTCATGGTGACTTGAAGATGGCAGAAAAGGGACTTCGTAAGGAATTAGAGACTTGGCAAGAGCTATATCCAAACAAGCCGATTTTGATTACAGAATATGGTGCAGATACTCTTCTAGGTTTGCATTCGATGTGGGATATTCCTTATACAGAGGAATTTCAGGTGGACTACTACGATATGAACCATCGAGTCTTTGACACTATTCCGAATTTAGTTGGTGAACAGGTTTGGAATTTTGCTGATTTTGAAACTACAGTTGGTATCATTCGCATTCAAGGAAATCACAAAGGATTATTCTCAAGAAATCGACAACCCAAGCAAATTGTAAGAGAAATCAAGAAACGTTGGACTGCCATTCCAAACTACCATTATAAGAGGAAATGA
- a CDS encoding sugar kinase, translating to MKKILAFGEVLLRLSPPQYQTLTQATSLDCQFGGSELNVLASLAQLGHSVELVTALPENEVGKMAEHFLFARQIGQKHLIRKKGRLGLYYYQKGFSLRPSQVTYDRDYSAFSLSKEEDYDLEGMFDGVDWFHVSGITVALNPDIYRLAFRLMEMAKEQGVKVSFDLNYRESLWSSFEEAREKLSPFVGLADICFGLEPIQLFNESGKDVKDELGLKRPYENKEVLLTVVKGLAETYSLQSLAFTQREMTYNNEYLLKAYLYQDGILYETEKESIQVLDRVGTGDAFTAGIILGYLQEKMPQEIVDLGMASFQFKHTIEGDVNIISQSDIDLLLKKGSREIKR from the coding sequence ATGAAAAAAATATTAGCGTTTGGAGAAGTTTTATTGCGGCTATCTCCTCCTCAATATCAGACCTTAACACAGGCTACCAGTTTAGATTGTCAATTTGGTGGCTCAGAGTTGAATGTCTTGGCCAGTTTAGCACAGCTGGGGCATTCAGTTGAGTTGGTGACGGCACTTCCTGAAAATGAAGTGGGAAAGATGGCAGAACACTTTCTTTTTGCACGGCAGATTGGACAGAAGCATCTGATTCGAAAAAAAGGAAGGCTTGGACTTTATTACTACCAAAAAGGTTTTTCGCTCAGGCCTAGTCAGGTGACCTACGACCGTGATTATTCTGCCTTTAGCTTATCCAAGGAAGAAGATTATGATTTGGAAGGCATGTTTGACGGTGTCGATTGGTTTCATGTCAGTGGTATAACGGTCGCTTTGAATCCAGATATTTATCGACTGGCCTTTCGCTTAATGGAGATGGCAAAGGAGCAGGGTGTAAAGGTTTCCTTTGACTTGAATTATCGCGAAAGTTTGTGGTCTTCTTTTGAAGAAGCAAGGGAGAAATTATCTCCTTTTGTAGGTTTAGCAGATATTTGCTTTGGTCTAGAGCCTATTCAACTCTTCAATGAATCTGGAAAAGATGTGAAGGATGAATTGGGTCTGAAGCGCCCTTATGAAAATAAAGAAGTCTTGTTGACGGTGGTTAAAGGTCTGGCGGAGACTTATTCTTTGCAAAGTCTTGCTTTTACCCAGAGGGAAATGACCTACAATAATGAATATTTATTGAAGGCATACTTGTATCAAGATGGTATTCTATATGAAACGGAAAAAGAATCCATTCAAGTTTTGGACCGAGTTGGGACAGGAGATGCCTTTACAGCAGGAATTATTTTGGGTTATTTGCAGGAAAAAATGCCACAGGAAATAGTAGATTTGGGGATGGCTAGTTTTCAATTCAAACATACCATTGAAGGGGATGTCAATATAATCAGTCAATCAGATATTGATTTGTTATTGAAAAAAGGGTCACGTGAAATAAAACGATAG